Proteins encoded by one window of Anticarsia gemmatalis isolate Benzon Research Colony breed Stoneville strain chromosome 15, ilAntGemm2 primary, whole genome shotgun sequence:
- the LOC142979067 gene encoding uncharacterized protein LOC142979067, producing MLIRTVRRGDTWTGCAGGLGARGRACGREVSRAGSWSRVLAARRHAAVARRRGRAAGDHSYALGYVPPLRYIVSTTTLHHTPPHATTRHHAPPHATELLHATPRDVPPLAVNINP from the exons ATGCTAAT TCGGACTGTTCGGCGTGGGGATACGTGGACTGGTTGCGCGGGCGGGCTCGGGGCACGTGGACGCGCGTGCGGGCGCGAGGTGTCGCGCGCGGGCAGCTGGTCGCGCGTGTTGGCGGCGCGGCGCCATGCGGCGGTagcgcggcggcgcggccgAGCGGCGGGCGACCACTCGTACGCTCTCGGCTATGTGCCCCCTTTGCGCTACATTGTAAGTACCACCACGCTTCACCACACTCCACCACATGCCACCACACGCCACCACGCGCCACCACACGCCACCGAGCTACTCCACGCTACTCCACGCGACGTCCCACCACTAGCCGTAAACATCAACCCATAA